A stretch of the Streptomyces venezuelae genome encodes the following:
- a CDS encoding AAA family ATPase: MTEYEREPADAAVNGTPLGAAAGTGTGAPASWRVFHATGMAPAGAPPAVPPAPPWREFAGEPLQTAPAADDRAVHRRLGAGGPLHSLRDDDVDTVNAALLLRRPLLVTGPPGVGKSTLAYLVALELGLGRVLQWSIVSRTALRDGLYEYDSIGRAQAIAAWRAGADPASADPSPAGEPASEQPPYLGDFITLGPLGTALLAYERPRVLLIDELDKSDIDLPNDLLHVLENGSYDVPELVRSALPAVNVFTDDPGRRAEILGGHVECREFPLVVITSNGEREFPAAFRRRCLPLEMRPPSRKQLVAIVASHLRRRPEGVEALVDEFERRVLKGGTQSVDQLLNAVHLTTAGGFQADTDGRKLIEMLLRDLAKGR; the protein is encoded by the coding sequence ATGACCGAGTACGAGCGGGAGCCGGCGGACGCCGCGGTCAACGGGACCCCGCTGGGGGCCGCGGCCGGAACCGGAACCGGAGCCCCGGCCTCCTGGCGCGTCTTCCATGCGACCGGCATGGCACCGGCCGGCGCTCCCCCGGCCGTACCGCCCGCCCCGCCCTGGCGCGAGTTCGCGGGCGAGCCGCTCCAGACCGCCCCCGCCGCCGACGACCGCGCGGTCCACCGCCGCCTGGGTGCCGGCGGGCCCTTGCACAGCCTGCGCGACGACGACGTCGACACCGTCAACGCCGCCCTGCTGCTGCGCCGCCCGCTGCTGGTCACCGGGCCTCCCGGGGTGGGGAAATCCACCCTGGCCTACCTGGTGGCGCTCGAGCTGGGCCTCGGCCGGGTCCTCCAGTGGAGCATCGTCAGCCGCACGGCGCTGCGCGACGGGCTCTACGAGTACGACTCCATCGGCCGCGCCCAGGCCATCGCCGCCTGGCGGGCCGGCGCCGACCCCGCATCCGCCGACCCCTCCCCCGCCGGTGAACCGGCCTCCGAACAGCCCCCGTATCTGGGCGACTTCATCACGCTCGGACCGCTGGGCACCGCTCTGCTCGCCTATGAACGGCCGCGGGTGCTGCTGATCGACGAGCTCGACAAGAGCGACATCGACCTGCCCAACGACCTGCTGCACGTTCTGGAGAACGGCAGCTACGACGTACCGGAGCTGGTGCGCAGCGCCCTGCCCGCGGTCAACGTCTTCACGGACGACCCGGGACGCCGCGCCGAGATCCTCGGCGGGCACGTCGAGTGCCGCGAGTTCCCGCTCGTGGTGATCACCAGCAACGGGGAACGTGAGTTTCCGGCCGCGTTCCGCCGCCGGTGTCTGCCGCTGGAGATGCGCCCGCCCAGCCGCAAGCAGCTGGTCGCGATCGTGGCGAGCCACCTCCGGCGCAGGCCCGAAGGGGTGGAGGCGCTCGTCGACGAGTTCGAGCGACGGGTCCTCAAAGGCGGCACCCAGTCGGTCGACCAGTTGCTGAATGCAGTCCATTTGACTACGGCGGGTGGTTTTCAGGCGGACACCGACGGGCGTAAACTCATCGAGATGCTTCTGCGCGACCTCGCGAAAGGCCGCTGA
- a CDS encoding effector-associated domain 2-containing protein yields the protein MSAPRLPPPTVQLHLVLVEQLCELDCVRDPGQRVMFGQSVGDYLGSPVDLPGRDARSDTVALVQTVLRRQDVTAGLETGVDTGLEAVLYAVGLHEGSDIAGRMRQRLLSVWPPEPGPALRLFGAFEDKDVNAARALLAGHPGLDRNRLHDRLAHELRQDLPRHLTPVDLFEHLVESNAQADGLPPAVIMLEFTALLTPRESDRRRLREWCDTWSAGAGAREALLERRKRIETASVPDPDFPRCLIVMVDPAEDGSPDIWVRHWVNQEAGYWAPVPGAMERATLKTLAAAVERAVRRGEAFWADADSTGEDTSPIHVEFVLPFTMLNEDMAGLGRATDGSDAVPIGLRYFVHLRSLERLRARDPAQLRRWRVRWQALKAAAAARPHGWTAEDHRTGLRIWRNKLVADQQLTAVTFDAPAREGQALEPLKAAIAEGVGVALWDRRDPSSQQFTAPLTMLLGYPTTQLPATIHRLRTKAETEEDGPQLPGRYVAFLYDSPFRLIDCEEIPA from the coding sequence ATGAGCGCGCCGCGGCTGCCGCCTCCCACGGTGCAGCTGCATCTGGTCCTCGTGGAGCAGCTCTGCGAGCTGGACTGCGTCCGGGATCCCGGCCAGCGGGTGATGTTCGGGCAGAGCGTCGGCGACTACCTCGGAAGCCCGGTGGATCTGCCCGGCCGCGATGCCCGCAGCGATACGGTCGCCCTCGTACAGACGGTGTTACGCAGGCAGGATGTCACGGCCGGCCTGGAAACGGGTGTGGACACGGGCCTGGAGGCGGTCCTCTACGCCGTCGGGCTGCACGAGGGCAGTGACATCGCCGGGCGGATGCGGCAGCGGCTGCTGAGCGTCTGGCCCCCCGAGCCCGGCCCCGCCCTCCGGCTGTTCGGGGCGTTCGAGGACAAGGACGTCAACGCCGCCCGGGCCCTGCTGGCCGGCCACCCGGGGCTCGACCGGAACCGGCTGCACGACCGGCTGGCCCACGAGTTGCGGCAGGACCTGCCCCGCCATCTCACCCCGGTCGATCTGTTCGAGCACCTGGTGGAGTCCAATGCCCAGGCGGACGGGCTGCCGCCCGCCGTGATCATGCTGGAGTTCACCGCCCTGCTCACCCCGCGCGAGAGCGACCGGCGCCGGCTGCGCGAATGGTGCGACACCTGGTCGGCCGGAGCCGGAGCCCGGGAGGCGCTGCTGGAGCGGCGCAAGAGGATCGAGACGGCGAGCGTCCCGGACCCCGATTTCCCTCGGTGCCTGATCGTCATGGTGGACCCCGCCGAGGACGGTTCGCCCGACATCTGGGTACGGCACTGGGTCAACCAGGAGGCCGGGTACTGGGCCCCCGTGCCGGGAGCCATGGAGCGGGCCACGCTGAAGACGCTGGCCGCCGCCGTGGAGCGGGCGGTCCGCCGTGGCGAGGCCTTCTGGGCGGACGCGGACAGCACCGGCGAGGACACCAGCCCGATCCACGTCGAGTTCGTCCTGCCGTTCACGATGCTCAACGAGGACATGGCGGGCCTCGGCCGGGCCACGGACGGCTCCGACGCGGTCCCGATCGGTCTGCGCTACTTCGTCCACCTGCGCAGCCTGGAGCGGCTGCGCGCCCGGGACCCGGCCCAGCTGCGCCGCTGGCGGGTCCGCTGGCAGGCGCTCAAGGCCGCCGCCGCGGCCCGGCCGCACGGCTGGACGGCCGAGGACCACCGGACCGGGCTGCGCATCTGGCGCAACAAGCTGGTGGCGGACCAGCAGCTGACCGCCGTCACCTTCGACGCCCCCGCCCGGGAGGGGCAGGCCCTGGAGCCGCTGAAGGCGGCCATCGCCGAGGGCGTCGGGGTGGCTCTGTGGGACCGCCGGGATCCTTCGTCCCAGCAGTTCACGGCGCCGCTGACGATGCTCCTCGGCTATCCCACGACCCAGCTGCCCGCCACGATCCACCGACTGCGCACCAAGGCCGAAACCGAAGAGGACGGCCCGCAACTGCCGGGCCGGTACGTGGCGTTCCTGTACGACAGCCCGTTCAGGCTCATCGACTGCGAGGAGATTCCGGCATGA
- a CDS encoding 3-deoxy-7-phosphoheptulonate synthase has protein sequence MHDAHHRTGTLETAPPLVFADECDLLRARLAAVARGEALLLQGGDGAETFEPVTEDGVRRKLTTLLQMAVVLTHASRLPVVKVGRMAGRFAPAGSSADTTGTAGPDRLERRYEAQAATLNLARSLAWGGFADLHQVHAWNREFVDASPSGDRYARLADEIGRTLAFLAACGADTRNLGTTEFFISHEGLLLDYERALTRPDHRTGHPYATSGHLLWAGEHIGRPDGAHISYLSGIRNPVAVKLGPGTTPDTVLRHLDVLDPDREPGRLTFVVRAGADRIRDVLPDLVEKAVADGARVGWVSDPMGAGRFDEVLEEVRGFVEVHRSLGTHPGGLHLELTGADTAHGPQLDHGQALDLAFLVAELYHPMH, from the coding sequence ATGCACGACGCACACCACCGAACCGGCACGCTGGAAACGGCCCCGCCGCTCGTGTTCGCCGACGAATGCGACCTGCTGCGCGCCCGCCTGGCGGCCGTCGCCCGCGGCGAGGCCCTGCTGCTCCAGGGCGGGGACGGCGCGGAGACCTTCGAGCCGGTCACCGAGGACGGGGTGCGCCGCAAGCTCACCACGCTCCTCCAGATGGCCGTCGTACTGACCCACGCCAGCCGGCTGCCCGTGGTCAAGGTGGGCCGGATGGCAGGCCGGTTCGCCCCGGCCGGGAGCTCCGCCGACACCACCGGCACCGCCGGCCCGGACCGGCTGGAGCGCCGGTACGAGGCCCAGGCGGCCACCCTCAACCTGGCCCGCTCGCTGGCCTGGGGCGGCTTCGCCGACCTGCACCAGGTCCACGCGTGGAACCGGGAGTTCGTCGACGCCTCCCCCTCGGGCGACCGCTATGCGCGGCTGGCCGACGAGATCGGCCGCACCCTGGCCTTCCTGGCGGCCTGCGGGGCGGACACCCGGAACCTGGGCACCACCGAGTTCTTCATCAGCCACGAGGGGCTGCTCCTCGACTACGAGCGGGCCCTGACCCGGCCGGACCACCGCACCGGCCACCCCTACGCCACCAGCGGCCACCTGCTGTGGGCGGGCGAGCACATCGGCCGGCCCGACGGTGCCCACATCTCGTACCTGTCCGGCATCCGCAACCCCGTCGCGGTCAAACTCGGCCCCGGCACCACCCCCGACACCGTGCTGCGCCACCTCGACGTCCTCGACCCGGACCGTGAGCCGGGCCGCCTGACCTTCGTGGTCCGGGCGGGCGCCGACCGCATCCGGGACGTCCTGCCCGACCTGGTCGAGAAGGCGGTGGCCGACGGCGCCCGGGTCGGCTGGGTGAGCGACCCGATGGGGGCGGGCCGGTTCGACGAGGTGCTCGAGGAGGTGCGCGGCTTCGTGGAGGTGCACCGCTCCCTGGGCACCCACCCCGGCGGCCTGCACCTCGAACTCACCGGCGCGGACACCGCCCACGGCCCCCAACTCGACCACGGACAGGCCCTTGACCTGGCCTTCCTCGTCGCCGAGCTCTACCACCCGATGCATTGA
- a CDS encoding cytochrome b5 domain-containing protein, producing MGHENLGPLSGAAGFTPATPPLEELPPSHAVWDELARELPELYTGLGLRERLETTPRLSAEPDALPDRHLQRAATVLGILVHAYHRVEPRHGTPTPDSVLVPWQRICERLGRKSSFLSYLDLIVCNWRLLHPDSPRPLLVEETRLLVPTVGTDEEQFFYLTQLEMLSRGAPLVSAAAHAGEAVARGDAEALAGELALMADCVAAITRKGLPKIEPRTGKRFHVDPVVWAKTVAPLAVPLVEHGIGPSGTASPMFHLLDSVIGRTRYRSFIGDEAQRLRDNYPRFWREFIQSVAGLDIASFAGAAGHPPLAEALADLRRVYAGGNGLLGRHRLKVSGYLNTSYRVGRDVTISGFPAAARVGEELAASRAERPVEEPAAAPPGPAPSRRAPGAPAAPAAPPRTVTPSELLRHPQGAEREWLSADDAVYDVTDFLRRHPGGRAPVASYLGTDAGWIFRHLGHDKDPTVRVALRTLRVGRLRRPAHLLSDPGSPELRTPLITAYNTWLTWAVELTQRANALTTDLSIRDSRTTMTSKAGDLTPYTLQFAIEAHERFQARTYADVLGPCLTELHGTALGPDPEPHDAPVASAAHLYRALEHARVQTRPSHLAEVETLRQAVVAVDRRFLDTVRTTLVDALQALESRPALTPPGLSALLLTHLSTVHRAARSYRSALAGLFPQQR from the coding sequence ATGGGCCATGAGAACCTGGGCCCGCTCTCCGGGGCAGCCGGATTCACGCCGGCCACGCCGCCCCTCGAAGAGCTTCCCCCGTCCCATGCGGTGTGGGACGAACTCGCCAGGGAATTACCCGAGCTGTACACCGGACTCGGACTCCGGGAACGGCTGGAAACCACCCCACGGCTGAGCGCGGAACCGGATGCCCTGCCGGACCGCCATCTCCAGCGCGCGGCCACCGTACTCGGAATTCTCGTCCACGCCTATCACCGCGTGGAACCCCGGCACGGCACACCCACCCCGGATTCCGTCCTGGTGCCCTGGCAGCGGATATGCGAACGGCTCGGCCGAAAATCCTCCTTCCTTTCGTATCTCGACCTCATCGTCTGCAACTGGCGCCTTCTGCACCCCGACAGCCCGCGCCCGCTCCTGGTCGAGGAGACCCGGCTGCTGGTGCCGACCGTGGGCACGGACGAGGAGCAGTTCTTCTACCTCACCCAGCTGGAGATGCTCTCCCGCGGCGCCCCGCTCGTCTCCGCCGCCGCCCACGCCGGCGAGGCCGTGGCGCGGGGGGACGCGGAGGCGCTGGCCGGCGAACTGGCCCTGATGGCCGACTGCGTGGCCGCCATCACCCGCAAGGGACTGCCCAAGATCGAGCCCCGGACCGGCAAACGGTTCCACGTCGACCCGGTGGTCTGGGCGAAGACCGTCGCCCCGCTGGCCGTTCCGCTCGTCGAACACGGCATCGGCCCCAGCGGCACCGCGTCCCCCATGTTCCACCTGCTGGACTCCGTCATCGGACGCACCCGCTACCGCTCCTTCATCGGCGACGAGGCCCAGCGTCTGCGCGACAACTACCCGCGGTTCTGGCGGGAGTTCATCCAGAGCGTCGCCGGGCTCGACATCGCCTCCTTCGCCGGGGCGGCCGGCCACCCGCCGCTGGCCGAGGCCCTGGCCGACCTCAGGCGGGTCTACGCGGGCGGCAACGGCCTGCTGGGCCGGCACCGGCTGAAGGTCTCCGGGTACCTCAACACCTCCTACCGGGTCGGCCGTGACGTCACCATCTCCGGCTTCCCCGCAGCCGCCCGGGTCGGCGAGGAACTGGCCGCCTCCCGGGCCGAGCGCCCGGTCGAGGAACCCGCCGCCGCCCCGCCGGGCCCCGCGCCGTCCCGCCGCGCCCCCGGCGCCCCCGCCGCCCCCGCCGCACCCCCGCGCACGGTGACCCCTTCGGAACTGCTGCGCCATCCGCAGGGTGCAGAGCGCGAGTGGCTCAGCGCCGACGACGCGGTCTACGACGTCACCGACTTCCTGCGCCGCCACCCCGGAGGCCGTGCCCCCGTGGCCAGTTACCTCGGCACCGACGCCGGCTGGATCTTCCGGCACCTCGGCCACGACAAGGACCCGACGGTCCGGGTCGCCCTGCGCACCCTGCGCGTGGGCCGGCTGCGCCGCCCCGCCCACTTGCTCTCCGATCCCGGCTCCCCGGAGCTCCGCACTCCGCTCATCACCGCCTACAACACCTGGCTCACCTGGGCCGTGGAGCTGACCCAACGTGCCAACGCCCTCACCACGGACCTGTCCATCCGCGACAGCCGCACCACCATGACCAGCAAGGCCGGCGATCTCACCCCGTACACCCTCCAGTTCGCCATCGAGGCCCACGAGCGGTTCCAGGCGCGCACCTACGCCGATGTCCTCGGCCCCTGCCTCACCGAGCTGCACGGGACCGCCCTCGGCCCGGACCCCGAGCCGCACGACGCTCCCGTCGCCTCCGCGGCACACCTGTACCGGGCCCTTGAACACGCCCGGGTGCAGACCCGCCCCTCGCACCTCGCGGAGGTCGAGACCCTCCGGCAGGCCGTGGTGGCCGTGGACCGGCGCTTCCTGGACACCGTACGCACCACCCTCGTCGACGCCCTCCAGGCCCTCGAATCCCGGCCCGCCCTCACCCCGCCCGGCCTTTCCGCCCTGCTCCTCACCCATCTGTCGACCGTGCACCGGGCGGCCCGCTCGTACCGCTCCGCCCTGGCCGGGCTGTTTCCGCAGCAGCGGTGA
- a CDS encoding AraC family transcriptional regulator, with translation MSHDDVLSELLKPLRLTDIYSSKWLAGGVWGVAGHEDSHAVMHYMVRRACYLTFDDEEPIKLCQGDLAVFPHGTAHTFASAPGRATTQLTSVLPQRVLGGSGVVTLGSSPPDTEILCASLHYDTTTKPALYRALPRVIVLRRQMLQDEPLLLRTLQSLDREITRSAPGSRLVSLRAFEMVFILALRTAMQRLTETSPALQALQHEGISKALIAIYGAYTAPWTVEGLAREAGMSRSVFSEVFRELVGEPPARHLMVRRLQEARRLLADGTVPQRDVYKHIGYQSHVGYHLAFRKEFGMTPGEYRAQTRPG, from the coding sequence ATGTCCCACGACGACGTGCTCAGCGAACTCCTCAAGCCGTTACGGCTGACGGACATCTACTCCAGCAAGTGGCTGGCGGGCGGCGTGTGGGGCGTCGCCGGCCACGAGGACAGCCACGCGGTCATGCACTACATGGTCCGCCGCGCCTGCTACCTCACCTTCGACGACGAGGAGCCGATCAAGCTGTGCCAGGGCGACCTCGCGGTCTTCCCGCACGGCACGGCCCACACCTTCGCCTCCGCACCCGGCCGCGCCACCACCCAGCTCACCTCCGTCCTGCCGCAGCGCGTCCTCGGCGGTTCGGGGGTGGTCACCCTCGGCAGTTCCCCGCCCGACACCGAGATCCTCTGCGCAAGCCTGCACTACGACACCACCACCAAGCCGGCCCTCTACCGCGCCCTGCCCCGGGTGATCGTGCTGCGCCGCCAGATGCTGCAGGACGAACCGCTGCTGCTGCGCACCCTCCAGTCCCTCGACCGGGAGATCACCCGCAGTGCCCCCGGCTCCCGGCTGGTGTCGCTGCGCGCCTTCGAGATGGTCTTCATCCTCGCCCTGCGCACCGCCATGCAGCGCCTCACCGAGACCTCGCCCGCCCTCCAGGCCCTCCAGCACGAAGGCATCAGCAAGGCCCTGATCGCCATCTACGGCGCCTACACCGCCCCCTGGACGGTGGAGGGCCTGGCGCGCGAGGCGGGCATGTCGCGCTCGGTCTTCTCCGAGGTGTTCCGCGAGCTCGTCGGCGAGCCGCCGGCCCGGCACCTGATGGTGCGCCGCCTCCAGGAGGCCCGGCGGCTGCTGGCCGACGGCACGGTGCCGCAGCGGGACGTCTACAAGCACATCGGCTATCAGAGCCATGTGGGATACCACCTCGCGTTCCGCAAGGAGTTCGGCATGACGCCCGGCGAGTACCGGGCCCAGACGAGGCCCGGATGA
- a CDS encoding anthranilate synthase component I family protein, whose amino-acid sequence MTEIEAIPVRVGASALPPHDPLDLYVRLREVLPAGEVFLLENAEPGRRTATVGCGLLCEVRVFSGSAGSGARAAGHLEVRGLPVITGALVAAAVRLGLTPETAEGDPAVRLHFEGAEPIWQVLEAARQLFEVTTDEPATSYAFGFLTTLSYESTWFMESLAPRTKAAAGPDVTLALFRDTVWYDRATGGTRLLHAESPAFGEPGSTVAELARTAAALPGPTDLPAAPAPLSVRDSVDRTTFLGWAQRCLEHIRVGDIYQIQIGHRVDVRTELTPLDVYRRLRGRNPSPYMYLLPRAEGLLIGASPELFLKTEGDTIVMRPIAGTTRRGPDEEENQRRIKEMRESSKEQAEHIMLVDLCRNDLGRVSRPSTRPVERLMSVETFSHVFHLVSTVTGQLEEGVGIWDAVRAAFPAGTMTGAPKIRAMEIIDELEAEPRGSYAGAVGLLDARGAWSELALCIRTVGYDGTTYATQSSAGMVAQSEPEAEWRETLAKMGAAYWALTGEELL is encoded by the coding sequence ATGACGGAAATCGAGGCGATTCCTGTCCGGGTCGGCGCGTCCGCGCTGCCGCCCCACGACCCGCTCGATCTGTACGTACGGCTGCGGGAGGTGCTCCCCGCCGGGGAGGTCTTCCTGCTGGAGAACGCGGAGCCGGGGCGGCGGACCGCGACCGTGGGCTGTGGACTGCTCTGTGAGGTACGGGTCTTCAGCGGATCGGCCGGCAGCGGGGCACGGGCGGCCGGACACCTGGAGGTCAGGGGCCTGCCGGTGATCACCGGCGCACTCGTCGCCGCCGCCGTACGGCTCGGACTCACCCCCGAAACCGCGGAGGGCGACCCGGCGGTGCGACTGCACTTCGAGGGCGCCGAGCCGATATGGCAGGTCCTGGAAGCGGCCCGGCAGCTGTTCGAGGTGACCACGGACGAGCCCGCCACCTCGTACGCCTTCGGGTTCCTGACCACGCTGAGCTACGAATCAACCTGGTTCATGGAGTCCCTCGCCCCCCGCACCAAGGCGGCGGCCGGCCCCGATGTGACGCTCGCCCTGTTCCGCGACACGGTCTGGTACGACCGCGCGACGGGCGGGACGCGGCTGCTGCACGCCGAGAGCCCGGCGTTCGGCGAACCCGGTTCCACCGTCGCGGAGTTGGCCCGTACGGCAGCCGCGCTGCCCGGCCCGACGGATCTCCCCGCGGCGCCCGCCCCGCTGTCGGTACGCGACAGCGTGGACCGGACAACCTTCCTCGGATGGGCGCAGCGCTGCCTGGAGCACATCAGGGTCGGCGACATCTACCAGATCCAGATCGGCCACCGGGTCGACGTCCGCACGGAGTTGACCCCCCTCGACGTCTACCGGCGGCTGCGCGGGCGCAACCCCTCCCCGTACATGTACCTGCTGCCGCGCGCCGAGGGGCTGCTCATCGGGGCGAGTCCGGAGCTGTTCCTGAAGACCGAGGGCGACACCATCGTGATGCGCCCCATCGCGGGCACCACCCGGCGCGGCCCCGACGAGGAGGAGAACCAGCGCCGGATCAAGGAGATGCGGGAGAGCAGCAAGGAGCAGGCCGAGCACATCATGCTGGTGGACCTGTGCCGCAACGACCTGGGCCGGGTGAGCAGGCCCAGTACGCGGCCGGTGGAGCGGCTGATGTCGGTGGAGACCTTCTCGCACGTCTTCCACCTGGTCTCGACGGTCACCGGGCAGCTGGAGGAAGGGGTCGGCATCTGGGACGCGGTCCGGGCCGCCTTTCCCGCCGGGACCATGACCGGTGCGCCCAAGATCCGGGCCATGGAGATCATCGACGAGCTGGAGGCGGAACCGCGCGGCTCCTACGCCGGCGCGGTCGGCCTGCTGGACGCGCGCGGCGCCTGGAGCGAACTGGCGCTGTGCATCAGGACCGTCGGTTACGACGGGACCACCTACGCCACCCAGAGCTCGGCGGGCATGGTCGCCCAGTCGGAGCCCGAGGCCGAGTGGCGCGAGACGCTGGCGAAGATGGGTGCGGCCTACTGGGCCCTCACCGGTGAGGAGTTGCTGTGA